One window of the Colletotrichum destructivum chromosome 6, complete sequence genome contains the following:
- a CDS encoding Putative GroES-like superfamily, polyketide synthase, enoylreductase domain, trans-enoyl reductase: MKEAIVNTDISVTVKDSAVPNPGPGELLVKVIVSGTNPKDWKLPHMLQTASNSGDDVAGTVEAVGADVYEFAKGDRVAGFHVMRTEHGSFAEYAIVPAFSTFHIPRGISYEEAATVPLAAYTAATALFHSLELPSPWDRTRAQKTPVIIYGVSTAIGAFAVKLAKKAGLHPLIAVGSKNSAFVTPLLEEDKGDVFLDYTQFDSQDKLAEKLREVIKDTGLPCFRVFDTISEKGSFEMLGKAIAGPPEEGTGFRPRVTTVLPGKDFSAIDKSVEVVVTNVGHVHEEEGEGRLFGLVWARVFAEGLRTGWMKAHPYEVVEGLQGVEHALKGLQNGTVRAKKMVIRVAEGN, translated from the coding sequence ATGAAAGAAGCCATCGTCAACACCGACATCTCCGTCACGGTCAAGGACTCAGCCGTCCCCAACCCGGGGcccggcgagctcctcgtcaaggtcatCGTCTCCGGCACAAACCCCAAGGACTGGAAGCTCCCGCACATGCTCCAGACGGCATCCAACTCGGGCGATGACGTCGCTggcaccgtcgaggccgtcggagCCGATGTCTACGAGTTCGCCAAGGGCGACCGCGTCGCGGGCTTCCACGTCATGCGCACCGAGCACGGCAGCTTCGCCGAGTACGCCATCgtgccggccttctcgacgttTCACATCCCCCGCGGCATCAGCTATGAAGAGGCGGCGACCGTACCGTTGGCAGCGTATACTGCCGCCACGGCGCTGTTCCACTCGCTCGAGTTGCCCTCGCCGTGGGACCGCACGAGAGCGCAGAAAACGCCCGTCATCATCTACGGCGTCAGCACTGCCatcggcgccttcgccgtgAAGCTCGCCAAGAAAGCCGGCCTGCACCCGCTCATCGCCGTGGGCAGCAAGAACAGCGCCTTCGTGACGCCActgctggaggaggacaaggGGGATGTATTTTTGGACTACACGCAGTTCGACTCCCAGGACAAGCTTGCGGAAAAGCTGCGCGAGGTCATCAAGGACACCGGGCTACCATGCTTCCGCGTCTTTGACACGATCAGCGAGAAAGGCTCGTTCGAGATGctcggcaaggccatcgcggGACCGCCCGAGGAGGGCACGGGGTTCAGGCCCAGGGTCACCACGGTGTTGCCGGGTAAGGACTTTAGCGCCATCGACAAGAGCGTCGAGGTTGTTGTCACCAATGTTGGACACGTgcacgaagaagagggagagggccGGTTGTTTGGACTGGTCTGGGCGAGAGTGTTCGCTGAGGGTTTGCGGACAGGCTGGATGAAGGCTCATCCTTACGAGGTAGTCGAGGGTTTGCAGGGCGTAGAACACGCTCTGAAGGGCTTGCAGAACGGAACCGTccgggcgaagaagatggtgATCCGGGTCGCAGAGGGAAATTAA
- a CDS encoding Putative glycoside hydrolase superfamily gives MSTCLEHDVTPFPPLMHVDNPVGIFDDLDKLPRRFLCDAKQEKAWYADRLPHWVTFNEPTVAIHFA, from the coding sequence ATGAGTACCTGTCTGGAGCATGACGTTACTCCGTTTCCTCCCCTGATGCACGTTGACAATCCGGTCGGCATTTTTGACGACCTGGACAAGTTGCCTCGTCGTTTTTTATGTGATGCCAAACAGGAGAAGGCGTGGTACGCCGATAGACTGCCACACTGGGTTACTTTCAACGAGCCGACCGTTGCTATTCACTTCGCCTGA
- a CDS encoding Putative NADH dehydrogenase [ubiquinone] 1 beta subcomplex subunit 8: MNGGYINPPFIKRQFRDPHGDWWDKQERRNFGEPVHEDHDLLGMFSPFEYTWTSTGKGLLQIGAFVVAFFGVCGVVAANYPDKPSYPREFPDGLERELGGASAVRKGWRCGPMKKSTQEELTTGKTRVNSRAEAPIVGQPPNQQIHMFPGMLCRAV, translated from the exons ATG AACGGCGGCTACATCAACCCTCCCTTCATCAAGAGACAGTTCCGCGACCCTCACGGCGACTGGTGGGACAAGCAGGAGCGCCGCAACTTTGGCGAGCCCGTCCACGAAGACCACGATCTGCTCGGCATGTTCTCCCCTTTCGAGTACACCTGGACAAGCACCGGCAAGGGTCTGCTCCAGATCGGggccttcgtcgtcgccttcttcggcgTCTGCGGCGTTGTTGCCGCCAACTACCCTGACAAGCCCTCCTACCCGAGAGAGTTCCCCGATGGACTCGAGAGAGAGCTGGGAGGCGCCAGTGCTGTGCGG AAAGGCTGGCGATGCGGACCCATGAAGAAATCGACTCAGGAAGAACTGACGACCGGGAAAACACGTGTAAATTCTAGAGCAGAAGCACCAATCGTGGGGCAGCCCCCCAACCAACAAATTCATATGTTTCCAGGCATGCTCTGCAGGGCCGTGTGA
- a CDS encoding Putative helicase, P-loop containing nucleoside triphosphate hydrolase, SNF2-like domain superfamily encodes MNKTASPEPAHATPDAIDSRREEQTAPPLQNDTDPPSSPLESLGSDDFRDQLTPNGNDFIGLGLRSPTPPSPTPLSRSSSSSSPSPPPPASASEDDDEPPLKRRRVSTPPAPGSAQKKKHISPPWKKVTADGPTTFIDNGRRKSGRINTIPLEFHPPSHKRMTRGALNSSPPSSKNRPASTNGHATTPISNGTPKTSTRKPPATKPAPAPSKVSNRRSIANEAKSTPRSTRKRSPSPHTQPTRQSARTRRGRRGSIDETTATASQGSPNRTRIKLRVRNTELPIVHPGQVGKRQRIGPSFEEYWGKAQTIPVEEGGVFVPEDGPNYTDEMARKEAQVILRIEQAVEPGGILSQERCSLFVPETEEEPPRQWAHADHMIKAMANFRKLMVAEQQRHRAQAKRVAEACRDAWLRRQPKSAEELEAEVRLVWIGRYRVVVKSMFGTWENVRHEINRRRVQEWEAEEQRRVKAALQQAVNLSEQKLQARRAHADSDLSDDEDLDDDEDLDGLDSDLEPSQAMSVDADDDDSGNDNDDVMSSSGEEEGGEDPAGDAGDAGDEKLTQEQLMAKYANLPDLPPDKQADSKLTNGVVSVTDSNVGATSVDDDDDTSDESIDMDDDMGSTDMDDDTDEGSDVGEESEGEDEDEAPGGLLGMLFGKSELKKIKSEAPTDDGLADDGDTSIPTTSAPSPGAEASCHFVDEAVEDDDEVSLIQHPGDFINGDEMEIDDTTHADEVAPLTETMSDTVNQVYEVESDKRTVAPSAPLQAEQGLVNGVDKNTHSPETAEPPTVTPVADAPIVTEDVQMEDALSGSATVPESAPTSSAAATPAIPTKHVSPDTDIVTVPPSPEQSHSPPTSDTKPSEVDTMSLATPGVKDLVSRSASPHQQQDQKTAIPFLLRGTLREYQHDGLDWLAGLYANNTNGILADEMGLGKTIQTISLLAHLACHHEVWGPHLVIVPTSVMLNWEMEFKKWCPGFKILSYYGTQEERKRKRQGWNNDDVWNVCITSYQLVIQDQQVFKRRRWHYMILDEAHNIKNFKSQRWQTLLGFNTHSRLLLTGTPLQNNLTELWSLLFFLMPAENGVGGFADLQEFHDWFHKPESQILENGRETMDEEARAIISKLHKVLRPYLLRRLKADVEKQMPAKYEHVEFCRLSKRQRELYDGFLARTDTRETLSSGNYLSIINCLMQLRKVCNHPDLFVDRPIMTSFRMQKSVPAEYQITDQFLQRSLLAVEPMSMVSLGVLNMIPTQHENMSNTTAERISQLSLHRMLMELRESQNTRAHLARTNLDPSTVQSNIMYLDSLARWRRFEELQHSVYLNALRGQRRPIYGKRLIDFLTLGLDTRPRKPKPRVPSQILNWFAEDSDFLRAVIHTADERADSMQTTIQKFACVTPAVITRDMNEVVLGRQAAQAFTDEDLKLSAPVRWAPFIPKQSPNDPWHESRMRLSIQFPDKRLLQYDCGKLQALDKLLRKLQAGGHRALIFTQMTKVLDILEQFLNIHGHKYLRLDGATKIEQRQILTDRFNHDPRILCFILSTRSGGLGINLTGADTVIFYDQDWNPAMDKQCQDRCHRIGQTRDVHIYRLVSEHTIEANILRKASQKQMLDDVVIQEGSFTTDYFNKLSVRDVLGTEGNDLVDDAANAAMDRLLGGVDSGPSRSVGEDLKQAEDQEDVEAVEAAEKELQEDDAEFQEKSGAPSGASSTRQGTPRDDTTSQPGGPGPGPSGLGRFSDSAAPDDMAAQEVEHNAWGTRMYNIDEYMLRTMAEQLKGTALDLPKDKKKSKKKGRDTRKR; translated from the coding sequence ATGAACAAGACCGCGTCGCCCGAGCCCGCGCATGCAACTcccgacgccatcgactCCCGACGCGAAGAACAAACCGCGCCGCCCCTTCAAAATGACACTGAtccgccttcatcgccgctTGAATCCCTCGGATCCGACGATTTCAGGGATCAACTGAcccccaacggcaacgacttcatcggcctcggcctgcgcTCTCctacaccaccatcacccaCACCACTATCGcgatcatcatcatcctcgtctccatcccctccacctcccgcTTCCGCTagcgaagatgacgacgaacccCCCCTCAAACGACGTCGCGTGTCAACGCCCCCTGCACCCGGGTCtgcccagaagaagaaacacATCTCCCCGCCATGGAAGAAGGTCACTGCCGACGGCCCGACGACTTTCATCGACAACGGTAGACGCAAGTCCGGTCGCATCAATACGATACCCCTCGAGTTCCACCCACCGTCCCACAAACGAATGACGCGTGGAGCTCTGAATTCCAGTCCTCCGTCGTCCAAGAACAGGCCAGCGTCAACCAACGGTCATGCGACGACACCGATATCGAATGGAACACCAAAAACTTCAACACGGAAGCCGCCGGCAacgaagccggcgccggctccatCCAAAGTGTCTAATCGAAGGTCTATCGCGAATGAGGCCAAATCAACGCCGCGATCGACGCGCAAAcgatccccttccccccatACCCAGCCTACAAGACAGTCTGCGCGAACAAGGAGGGGCCGTCGTGGCTCCATCGATGAGACCACGGCGACAGCTTCTCAGGGCAGCCCGAACCGGACACGAATCAAGCTGCGCGTGCGCAATACGGAACTCCCAATCGTTCACCCGGGCCAGGTCGGTAAGAGGCAAAGAATCGGGCCCAGCTTCGAGGAATACTGGGGAAAGGCACAGACGATacccgtcgaggagggcggtgTCTTCGTACCGGAAGATGGACCAAACTACACGGACGAGATGGCCCGAAAAGAAGCCCAGGTCATCCTGCGTATTGAACAGGCAGTTGAACCCGGTGGCATTCTCTCACAGGAGCGTTGCTCGCTGTTCGTACCCGAGACCGAAGAGGAACCACCGCGACAGTGGGCTCACGCCGATCATATGATCAAGGCCATGGCCAATTTCCGTAAGCTGATGGTTgcagagcagcagcgccaCCGGGCCCAAGCCAAGCGAGTTGCTGAAGCTTGCAGAGACGCCTGGCTTCGACGTCAACCCAAATCAGcagaggagctcgaggccgaggtcagGCTCGTATGGATCGGTCGATACAGAGTGGTCGTCAAGAGCATGTTTGGCACGTGGGAAAACGTTCGGCATGAGATCAACCGCCGGAGAGTGCAAGAATGGGAAGCGGAGGAACAGCGCCGAGTCAAGGCCGCCCTCCAGCAGGCTGTCAACTTGTCGGAGCAGAAGCTGCAAGCGCGTCGTGCGCACGCCGATTCGGACCTGTCtgatgacgaagacctcgacgatgatgaagaccttgacggccttgataGTGATCTCGAACCCAGTCAGGCCATGTCGGTGGATGCGGACGATGACGATTCAGGCAatgacaacgacgacgtcatgtcctcctcgggagaagaggagggtgGCGAAGACCCCGCTGGCGATGCTGGCGATGCCGGTGATGAAAAGCTCACGCAGGAGCAACTGATGGCCAAATACGCAAACCTGCCGGACCTCCCCCCTGACAAACAGGCGGACAGCAAGCTTACCAACGGCGTGGTATCAGTTACAGATTCCAACGTCGGCGCCACCAgtgttgacgacgacgacgacaccagTGACGAGTCcatcgacatggacgacgacatgggGTCCACGGACATGGACGATGACACTGATGAAGGTTCCGATGTTGGCGAAGAGTCTGAaggggaagacgaggacgaggcccCTGGAGGGCTTCTGGGTATGCTCTTTGGGAAGTCCGAGCTGAAAAAGATCAAGAGTGAAGCGCCAACCGATGATGGGCtggctgacgacggcgacacTTCAATTCCGACGACGTCCGCTCCGTCTCCAGGCGCCGAGGCTTCCTGCCATTTTGTTGACGAAGCAgtggaagacgatgacgaagtTTCGCTTATTCAACACCCCGGCGACTTTATCAatggcgacgagatggaaaTTGATGACACCACTCACGCAGATGAGGTGGCACCCCTGACTGAGACCATGAGCGACACGGTCAATCAAGTCTACGAGGTGGAATCCGACAAGCGGACAGTTGCGCCATCAGCACCGCTCCAAGCAGAACAAGGCTTAGTCAATGGCGTGGACAAGAACACACACTCGCCCGAGACAGCGGAACCACCGACTGTTACGCCAGTGGCAGATGCTCCCATCGTCACCGAAGATGTTCAGATGGAAGATGCTCTGTCAGGGTCAGCAACTGTGCCAGAGTCTGCTCCCACATCTTCTGCTGCAGCAACCCCGGCAATCCCGACAAAACACGTCAGCCCCGATACAGACATAGTCACCGTTCCGCCCAGTCCGGAGCAGAGCCACTCACCACCTACCTCCGATACGAAGCCTTCGGAGGTGGACACCATGTCTCTGGCCACACCTGGGGTGAAGGATCTTGTCAGTCGGTCAGCCTCACCACACCAGCAGCAAGACCAAAAGACTGCGATCCCGTTTCTTCTCCGTGGAACACTACGAGAATACCAGCACGATGGCCTGGACTGGCTTGCTGGGTTGTATGCGAATAACACAAACGGAATTCTCGCAGATGAGATGGGTCTCGGAAAGACCATCCAGACCATTTCGCTCCTTGCCCACCTCGCGTGTCACCATGAGGTCTGGGGTCCGCACCTTGTCATTGTACCGACGAGTGTGATGCTGAATTGGGAGATGGAGTTCAAGAAGTGGTGTCCCGGATTCAAGATTCTGTCCTACTACGGAACgcaggaagagagaaagcgaAAACGACAAGGTTGGAACAATGACGACGTGTGGAACGTGTGCATCACATCGTACCAGCTTGTTATTCAAGATCAGCAAGTCTTTAAGCGCCGCCGGTGGCACTACATGATTCTCGACGAAGCTCACAACATCAAGAACTTCAAGTCACAACGCTGGCAGACCCTTCTCGGGTTCAACACCCACTCCCGGCTTCTCCTGACGGGCACCCCGTTACAGAACAACCTTACTGAGCTGTGGTCGCTTCTGTTCTTTTTGATGCCCGCTGAGAATGGCGTGGGAGGCTTCGCAGATCTACAAGAGTTCCATGACTGGTTCCACAAGCCCGAGTCACAGATCCTGGAAAACGGCCGCGAgacgatggacgaggaagCCCGTGCCATTATCTCCAAGCTGCACAAGGTTCTGAGACCGTACCTTCTCCGACGACTCAAGGCGGACGTTGAGAAGCAGATGCCAGCAAAGTACGAACACGTGGAATTCTGTCGTCTGTCGAAGCGCCAGCGCGAACTCTACGATGGCTTTTTGGCTCGCACCGATACCCGGGAGACGCTCTCCTCTGGTAACTACCTTTCCATCATCAACTGCCTCATGCAGTTGCGGAAGGTCTGCAACCACCCTGATCTGTTTGTCGATCGCCCCATCATGACATCTTTTAGGATGCAGAAGTCCGTCCCAGCAGAGTATCAGATCACAGACCAGTTCCTGCAGCGGTCCTTACTAGCAGTGGAACCGATGTCTATGGTCAGCCTCGGGGTGCTGAACATGATTCCCACGCAGCATGAGAACATGTCCAACACGACGGCAGAGCGCATTTCACAGCTCAGCTTGCACAGGATGCTCATGGAGTTGCGAGAGTCCCAGAACACCAGGGCACATCTCGCCCGCACAAATCTTGACCCGTCGACTGTCCAGTCAAACATCATGTATCTGGACAGTCTCGCTCGGTGGCGCCGCTTCGAGGAGCTCCAACACAGCGTCTATCTAAACGCCCTCCGCGGTCAGCGTCGTCCAATTTACGGCAAGCGATTGATAGACTTCCTGACTCTCGGGTTGGATACTCGACCTCGAAAGCCCAAGCCCAGGGTCCCCAGTCAGATATTGAACTGGTTCGCAGAGGATTCCGACTTCCTTCGCGCCGTCATCCACACTGCGGATGAGCGAGCCGATTCCATGCAGACGACGATTCAGAAGTTTGCATGCGTCACCCCGGCCGTCATTACTCGCGACATGAACGAAGTCGTCTTGGGGAGACAGGCCGCACAAGCATTCACGGATGAAGACCTCAAGCTGTCCGCGCCAGTCCGATGGGCCCCGTTCATACCAAAGCAGTCGCCCAACGACCCGTGGCACGAGTCCCGCATGCGTCTCAGCATCCAGTTTCCGGACAAGAGACTGCTGCAATACGACTGCGGAAAGCTCCAAGCTTTGGACAAGCTTCTTCGCAAGCTTCAGGCCGGTGGTCACCGCGCCTTGATATTTACGCAGATGACCAAGGTGCTGGACATCCTGGAGCAGTTCCTCAACATCCATGGCCACAAGTACCTCCGTCTCGATGGCGCGACAAAGATTGAGCAGCGCCAGATTCTTACGGACCGATTCAACCATGACCCTAGGATTCTTTGCTTCATCCTGTCGACGCGTTCGGGTGGTCTGGGAATCAACCTGACAGGTGCAGACACAGTCATTTTCTACGACCAAGACTGGAACCCGGCCATGGACAAGCAATGCCAGGACCGATGTCATCGTATCGGACAGACTCGAGATGTGCACATCTACCGACTCGTCAGCGAGCACACAATCGAAGCCAACATCTTGCGCAAGGCATCACAGAAGCAgatgctcgacgacgtcgtcatccaaGAGGGCAGCTTTACCACGGACTATTTCAACAAGCTTTCGGTGCGTGACGTCCTCGGTACCGAAGGAAACGACctggtcgacgatgccgccaatGCCGCCATGGACCGCCTCTTGGGGGGGGTCGACAGCGGGCCCTCGAGAAGCGTGGGCGAAGACCTCAAACAGGCCGAAGACCAAGAAgacgtcgaggcggtcgaggccgcggagAAGGAACTccaggaagacgacgccgagttCCAGGAAAAGAGCGGAGCGCCCTCGGGGGCCTCCAGCACACGGCAAGGCACGCCGCGAGACGACACGACCAGCCAGCCGGGCGgtcccggccccggccctTCCGGGCTGGGACGTTTCTCGGACTCTGCTGCGCCAGACGACATGGCGGCACAAGAGGTCGAGCATAACGCGTGGGGCACCCGGATGTATAACATTGACGAGTACATGCTACGGACGATGGCGGAGCAGCTCAAGGGCACGGCTCTAGACCTgcccaaggacaagaagaagagcaagaagaagggtcGGGACACACGCAAGCGGTAG
- a CDS encoding Putative Cell wall mannoprotein yields MHFTNVFVQALLAGSAIALPASLNSKRQLQTIQGALTNVQDSLGQLDVAVKALSAADPNSAANLLDASNKVQTQLKDGTTQIQGAQELSLTDALTLQQSAGGLTTAVQTAVDDLVSKKPELDKLGATSIAVDQLKSQKAVAGDFSTAVVSKIPAIGQSIAQQSVDQVTTSLDGGIQKLSEGGAGAGAGAAAPAAPAAPATPAAPAAAAAEQFHAEVIA; encoded by the exons ATGCACTTCACCAACGTCTTCGTTCAGGCTCTGCTTGCCGGCTCCGCCATTGCCCTGCCTGCATCCCTCAACAGCAAGCGTCAACTCCAGACCATCCAGGGTGCCCTGACCAACGTTCAGGACtccctcggccagctcgatGTTGCCGTCAAG GCCCTCAGCGCCGCGGACCCCAACAGCGCCGCcaacctcctcgacgcctccAACAAGGTCCAGACCCAGCTGAAGGACGGCACTACGCAGATCCAGGGCGCCCAGGAGCTCTCCCTCACCGACGCGCTCACCCTCCAGCAGTCTGCTGGTGGCCTGACGACGGCCGTCCAGACGGCTgttgacgacctcgtcagCAAGAAGCCTGAGCTCGACAAGCTTGGCGCCacctccatcgccgtcgaccagCTCAAGTCGcagaaggccgtcgccggcgacttcAGCACGGCTGTTGTCTCTAAGATCCCTGCCATCGGCCAGAGCATCGCCCAGCAGTCCGTCGATCAGGTCACCACCTCCCTGGACGGTGGCATTCAGAAGCTCTCCGAGGGaggtgccggtgccggtgccggtgccgccgctcccgccgcccctgCTGCCCCTGCCACGCCCGCCGCacccgctgctgccgccgcagagCAGTTTCACGCCGAGGTCATCGCCTAA
- a CDS encoding Putative archaeal/bacterial/fungal rhodopsin, rhodopsin, retinal binding, yro2-like, 7TM, translating to MSGNQALNTNAQVGQQADLGISTRASDWYFAVCAIMAGSTLVFLGMAFGKRESHRLFHYITASITFVACIAYFSMGAGLGRVPIQVEFPRRNDILGPGGAGTREIFYVRYIDWFITTPLLLLDLLLTAGVPWPTILVTLLADEIMIVTGLVGALTSTSYKWAYWVFGMFAFLYVVYALVIDGRRHAAALGGNVSTTYRNCGVLTIFLWFLYPIAWGVSEGGNIIHPDSEAVFYGILDVLAKPLFGFLLLWGHRNIDLAALGLHIREPGQPKIRPGQHEGEHGHVGGAGPSNGL from the coding sequence ATGTCCGGCAATCAAGCCCTCAACACCAATGCCCAAGTCGGCCAGCAGGCCGACCTGGGCATCTCGACGCGCGCCTCGGACTGGTACTTTGCCGTCTGCGCCATTATGGCCGGCTCGACCCTCGTTTTCCTGGGCATGGCCTTTGGCAAGCGCGAGTCGCACCGTCTCTTCCACTACATCACGGCCTCCATCACCTTCGTCGCTTGCATAGCGTACTTTTCCAtgggcgccggcctcggccgcgtgCCTATCCAGGTCGAGTTCCCGCGCCGCAATGACATtctcggccccggcggcgccggcacccgCGAGATCTTCTACGTGCGGTACATCGACTGGTTCATCACGACGCCgcttctgctgctcgacCTGCTCCTGACCGCCGGCGTGCCCTGGCCCACGATCCTTGTCACTCTGCTCGCGGACGAGATCATGATCGTCACCGGTCTGGTCGGCGCCCTCACGAGCACGAGCTACAAGTGGGCCTACTGGGTGTTCGGCATGTTCGCCTTCTTGTACGTCGTCTACGCGCTCGTAATCGACGGCCGGCGGcacgcggcggcgctgggcGGCAACGTCAGCACCACGTACCGCAACTGCGGCGTGCTGACCATCTTCCTCTGGTTCCTGTACCCGATCGCCTGGGGCGtcagcgagggcggcaacaTCATTCACCCCGACTCGGAGGCCGTCTTCTATGGCATTCTGGACGTGCTTGCCAAGCCTCTGTTCGGCTTCCTCCTACTTTGGGGACACCGCAATATCGACCTGGCCGCTCTGGGCCTGCACATCCGCGAGCCGGGTCAGCCCAAGATCCGTCCCGGACAGCATGAGGGCGAGCACGGCCACGTTGGCGGTGCCGGGCCTAGCAACGGGCTCTAG
- a CDS encoding Putative carotenoid oxygenase: protein MVITPPEEDAVAAETRHPYLSGNFAPIQSCLPLTPCSYEGTIPPDLAGGQYVRNGGNPVTNDDQSRAAHWFDGDGMLSGVLFRRVGEKKIDIQPEFVNQYLLTDVYCHAKSNKYLRRPVVPSIATLVNPAVSMIRIMFEVFRTVLLVMISRLPGFGRPIKKISVANTSVLFHNGRALATCESGPPLRFALPSLETIGWFNGRTAENEPIQSDESGFGGTGVKSFMREWTTAHPRVDPVTKELITFHATFVKPFVRCSVVPPTSKSTIGRQPLFDAPVPGVESPKMMHDFGVSRHHTVIMDLPLSLDTMNLLRGVPSLSYDSAGKSRFGVFPRYKPQAVQWFETNPCTIFHTANCWDTPNPHTETNGSRVSVNLVACRLTSAAMVFSAGNLPTPEVKPVPPEYAEEEQCRLYYYNFPLSDIPGVQYNIRHQWALSAISLEFPSVAPAYSMQEARYVYGCSTGEASYTVALGKAAKIDHLAKFDIRTLVARGLANPPQPVKGCVDTRNITQVRDSKNPEDPIKLFRMPDGWYAQEPRFVPRAEYRSEDDGWLLTYAFNEAQLDERGECPRDAASELWIIDATNMKEIVARVKLPQRVPYGLHGTWFGENEIQEQKPFERVRSMQQ from the exons ATGGTTATCACCCCTCCTGAAGAAGATGCTGTGGCCGCCGAGACTCGCCATCC CTATCTGTCTGGTAACTTCGCGCCAATCCAGTCGTGTCTACCCTTGACGCCATGCTCATACGAGGGCACGATACCCCCCGATCTCGCGGGAGGCCAGTACGtccgcaacggcggcaatCCCGTGACGAACGACGACCAGAGCCGAGCGGCACACTGGTTCGACGGTGATGGCATGCTGAGCGGAGTTCTGTTCCGCCGCGTGGGTGAGAAGAAGATCGATATCCAGCCCGAGTTCGTAAATCAGTACCTCCTGACCGACGTCTACTGCCATGCGAAAAGTAACAAGTACCTGCGCCGACCTGTGGTGCCAAGCATTGCGACGCTCGTAAACCCCGCCGTCAGTATGATTCGCATCATGTTCGAGGTCTTTCGCACCGTTCTTCTGGTCATGATCTCCCGCCTCCCAGGGTTTGGTCGTCCGATCAAGAAGATCAGCGTCGCAAACACTAGCGTTCTGTTCCACAACGGACGGGCGCTCGCGACTTGCGAAAGCGGTCCGCCATTGAGATTCGCACTGCCGAGCTTGGAGACCATCGGCTGGTTCAACGGGAGAACGGCTGAGAACGAGCCGATACAGAGCGACGAGAGTGGCTTTGGTGGCACAGGCGTCAAGTCCTTCATGCGGGAGTGGACTACCGCCCACCCCAGAGTCGACCCGGTGACGAAGGAGCTTATCACATTCCACGCAACCTTTGTCAAGCCCTTCGTTCGCTGCTCCGTGGTGCCGCCGACATCAAAGTCGACAATCGGTCGCCAGCCCCTCTTCGATGCTCCTGTTCCGGGAGTCGAATCGCCGAAGATGATGCATGATTTTGGGGTGTCGAGGCACCACACCGTCATCATGGACCTGCCGCTCTCCCTGGATACGATGAACCTGCTCCGCGGGGTTCCCAGTTTATCATACGACTCGGCCGGCAAGTCGCGCTTCGGGGTTTTCCCACGTTATAAACCGCAAGCCGTTCAATGGTTCGAGACAAACCCGTGCACCATTTTCCACACAGCTAACTGTTGGGACACACCGAATCCACACACCGAAACCAACGGCTCTCGTGTGTCAGTGAACCTCGTTGCGTGTCGCCTAACATCGGCAGCCATGGTGTTCAGCGCCGGCAACCTACCGACGCCTGAAGTGAAGCCTGTACCTCCCGAATACGCCGAAGAGGAGCAATGTCGACTGTACTATTACAACTTTCCACTATCGGACATTCCCGGTGTTCAATATAACATCAGACATCAGTGGGCTCTGTCGGCGATTTCACTCGAGTTCCCATCCGTTGCACCGGCATACTCGATGCAGGAAGCGCGGTACGTCTACGGATGTTCGACGGGCGAGGCGTCTTACACTGTTGCCCTTGGGAAAGCGGCAAAGATTGATCACCTGGCCAAGTTCGACATCCGAACGCTTGTCGCACGAGGTTTGGCCAACCCCCCGCAACCCGTCAAAGGATGTGTCGACACGCGGAATATTACCCAGGTTCGGGACAGCAAAAACCCAGAAGACCCAATCAAGCTCTTCCGAATGCCCGATGGATGGTATGCCCAAGAGCCACGTTTCGTACCTCGCGCAGAGTATCGGTCGGAGGACGATGGGTGGTTGTTGACGTATGCGTTTAATGAGGCCCAGCTTGACGAGAGAGGCGAATGCCCCCGAGATGCCGCGAGTGAGCTGTGGATAATCGATGCAACGAATATGAAGGAAATCGTCGCACGGGTGAAACTGCCCCAGCGTGTACCATACGGTCTGCACGGCACCTGGTTCGGCGAGAATGAGATTCAGGAACAAAAGCCATTCGAAAGGGTGAGAAGCATGCAGCAGTGA